Proteins encoded within one genomic window of Panicum virgatum strain AP13 chromosome 1N, P.virgatum_v5, whole genome shotgun sequence:
- the LOC120653551 gene encoding translation initiation factor IF-2-like, whose translation MHPGEGYIQLGLTHNGYVSDPPLPEIRTANRLRAEAEKRRKDKEKATREGKRKRKEDHERENKRREREGLSPQTTPESTPEQYSSSSTGVDFSESEDLDTEVAEGPPLVQQRAGVEASALATVEKGPAPAMMEKTPAPRAGRRLPAPAVGRRLCTPAADARSPMPTVGRRSPMPTVGRRVPAMPASATAVGKTTPAPAVTAVGESTPAPTTAGVGTLGRPPPPRVQPGAGDDAGRGGVEDAAQLGAGGEETSGDASECPISQTEGEVPAPEPARAGDEGAAAAAMVQTAPVVVPVVEVPAEETPEAGAPGHLEDPWEVAAAAAVPGAMLVADMPVEDPWEVAVMAVSIVSASEGGLGAGPSEEPEREGSWAMVQPGIPLVFDHNERWEYKAWGEHYKVNDEIHNALTLALDLHQGRSLQVSDLKQMSRDKSNELAQQYTRELAQARHERDSQRAAAERKAQEVEAQATELRQNAVVQEQKDKVLEAKEAELQGKEMAVMTLTDVLVHKDVGLEAQGATLHNAEASLSALLEQADAARA comes from the exons ATGCACCCCGGGGAGGGGTACATCCAGCTG GGACTGACCCACAATGGGTACGTCTCAGACCCCCCACTCCCCGAGATCCGCACCGCGAACCGCCTGCGCGCGGAGGCGGAAAAGAGGAGAAAGGACAAGGAGAAGGCGACCCGCGAagggaagaggaaaaggaaggaggACCATGAGAGGGAGAATAAGAGGCGGGAGAGGGAAGGCCTCTCGCCGCAGACTACGCCCGAGTCCACCCCGGAGCAGTACAGCTCGTCGTCCACCGGGGTGGACTTCTCAGAGTCCGAGGACCTTGACACGGAGGTTGCCGAAGGCCCTCCTCTGGTCCAGCAACGAGCTGGCGTCGAGGCCTCGGCATTAGCGACGGTTGAGAAGGGGCCCGCGCCGGCGATGATGGAGAAGACGCCCGCGCCGAGGGCGGGCAGGAGGTTACCCGCGCCCGCAGTGGGTAGAAGGTtgtgcacgccggcggcggacgcGAGGTCACCCATGCCGACGGTGGGTAGGAGGTCGCCCATGCCGACGGTGGGTAGGAGGGTGCCCGCAATGCCCGCGTCCGCGACGGCGGTGGGCAAGACTACACCCGCGCCCGCCGTGACGGCAGTGGGCGAGTCGACGCCCGCGCCCACTACGGCGGGCGTGGGGACCCtcgggcggccgccgccgccgagggtgCAA CCGGGAGCTGGAGACGATGCCGGCCGAggcggcgtggaggacgccgcTCAGCTGGGAGCTGGAGGAGAAGAGACTAGCGGGGATGCATCGGAGTGCCCCATCAGCCAGACAGAAGGAGAGGTCCCCGCCCCTGAGCCCGCGAGGGCCGGGGACGAGGGTGCCGCAGCAGCGGCGATGGTGCAGACGGCGCCAGtggtggtgccggtggtggaggtgccagCGGAGGAGACGCCGGAGGCGGGGGCGCCGGGACATCTCGAAGACCCCTGGGAGGTTGCCGCTGCGGCCGCCGTGCCTGGTGCCATGCTGGTGGCGGATATGCCTGTGGAGGACCCCTGGGAGGTCGCCGTCATGGCCGTCAGCATTGTGTCCGCATCCGAGGGTGGCCTCGGCGCCGGGCCGTCCGAGGAGCCCGAGCGCGAGGGTAGCTGGGCAATGGTTCAACCCGGGATCCCCCTGGTGTTTGACCATAATGAGCGGTGGGAGTACAAGGCCTGGGGGGAGCATTACAAGGTCAACGATGAGATCCACAACGCCCTCACGCTTGCCCTGGACCTCCATCAGGGGAGGAGTCTCCAAGTCAGCGAC CTGAAGCAGATGTCGCGCGACAAGAGCAACGAGCTGGCCCAGCAGTACACCAGG GAGCTTGCCCAAGCCCGCCACGAGCGCGACTCGCAGAGAGCCGCAGCCGAGCGGAAGGCCCAAGAGGTCGAGGCACAGGCTACCGAGCTGCGGCAGAATGCGGTGGTGCAGGAGCAAAAAGACAAGGTGCTCGAGGcaaaggaggccgagctccagggcAAGGAGATGGCCGTCATGACGCTTACCGACGTCTTGGTGCATAAGGATGTCGGCCTCGAGGCGCAGGGGGCCACCCTCCACAACGCAGAGGCCTCCCTGTCGGCGCTCCTAGAGCAGGCGGACGCTGCACGGGCTTAG